The Acidicapsa ligni genome has a window encoding:
- the bcsQ gene encoding cellulose biosynthesis protein BcsQ — translation MTDQKPQAEPNETPEDVATLYSWANLHGAKYRDFTASRALAREEARLRVEEALAAEKRRQQEEAERLAQEEAQLATRLAAEAAEAARQAEADRLAEIARQAEVERQAVLAAQEAQRQSVQQRAWQPPPPEAYQGSFESIAPGTLQHPFAPSYLDREAPRTAVSNAAVPNPIVPNLTQFPQSPLAAYQSPNPPQSARLVQVQDQAQAQAQTQPPDTFAPPSYNSQYPDQAPPSNRQQAEQRESLSQPAWLAPASASPVLPNQLRSNQPPYSEHQTQGNQPSGRFTQPASQVPGLVDDTLLGSRERMTNRWFALKNIFDPSAAPAEPAPIHPPARVPVLAVFSLAGGVGKTSLVASLSRALSSRGERILVVDTAAFGLLPFFFGARDQRPGALRTFNPPTASADAPIQLITLDPDAPASESATPDKNQDTPQDQTRQDWMLSEVARYSRGANRILIDLPTASGSTTRRILRMSPVVLVPVVPDMSSVVSVGAIEAFFRHSAGSGRPILPYYLLNQFDYSLPLHLDVREILREQIGDRLLPFALRRSPAVSEALAEGMTVMDYAPNANIAEDYTNLAGWVRSLSAPAAENPRGVRWSER, via the coding sequence ATGACCGATCAGAAACCGCAGGCCGAACCAAACGAAACACCCGAAGATGTGGCAACCCTGTATTCGTGGGCTAATCTGCACGGAGCTAAATATCGGGATTTCACCGCTTCCCGAGCCCTTGCCCGTGAAGAAGCCCGCCTCCGCGTAGAAGAAGCTCTAGCCGCCGAAAAGCGTCGCCAGCAGGAAGAAGCTGAGCGTCTCGCGCAGGAAGAAGCCCAGCTGGCTACCCGCCTCGCCGCCGAAGCAGCCGAAGCCGCACGTCAGGCCGAAGCCGACCGCCTCGCCGAAATAGCACGCCAAGCCGAAGTCGAACGCCAGGCTGTTCTCGCAGCCCAGGAAGCGCAGCGCCAGTCCGTCCAGCAACGTGCCTGGCAGCCGCCACCGCCCGAAGCCTATCAAGGCAGCTTCGAATCCATCGCTCCCGGCACATTGCAGCATCCCTTCGCGCCCTCCTACCTGGACAGGGAAGCACCTCGGACCGCCGTTTCCAATGCCGCCGTTCCCAATCCCATAGTTCCCAATCTGACGCAGTTCCCGCAATCGCCTCTCGCGGCATATCAATCCCCCAATCCGCCGCAAAGCGCACGGCTGGTGCAGGTGCAGGATCAAGCTCAAGCTCAGGCTCAAACTCAGCCCCCAGATACATTCGCTCCGCCATCCTACAACTCGCAATATCCGGATCAGGCGCCGCCCTCAAACCGGCAGCAAGCCGAGCAACGCGAATCGCTCTCCCAGCCTGCATGGCTCGCCCCCGCTTCCGCGAGCCCAGTTCTTCCAAACCAGCTTCGTTCGAACCAGCCCCCGTACAGCGAACACCAGACCCAGGGCAATCAACCCTCAGGCCGCTTCACCCAACCCGCATCCCAAGTCCCGGGCCTCGTCGATGACACACTTCTCGGCTCCCGCGAACGCATGACCAATCGCTGGTTCGCCCTCAAGAACATCTTCGACCCCAGCGCCGCGCCCGCCGAACCAGCTCCCATTCATCCACCCGCCCGCGTGCCTGTTCTAGCCGTCTTCTCGCTCGCCGGAGGTGTCGGTAAAACCAGCCTCGTAGCCTCGCTCAGCCGTGCCCTCTCTTCACGCGGAGAGCGCATCCTCGTCGTCGACACAGCCGCCTTCGGCCTTCTGCCATTTTTCTTCGGAGCACGTGACCAGCGTCCCGGTGCCCTGCGTACCTTCAATCCGCCGACCGCCAGCGCAGACGCTCCCATCCAGCTCATAACACTCGATCCCGACGCACCAGCTTCCGAAAGCGCTACTCCAGATAAGAATCAGGACACACCTCAAGATCAAACACGTCAGGATTGGATGCTCAGCGAAGTAGCCCGCTACTCCCGTGGTGCCAATCGCATCCTCATCGACCTGCCCACAGCCTCCGGATCGACAACCCGCCGCATCCTGCGTATGTCGCCCGTCGTCCTCGTCCCCGTCGTTCCCGACATGAGTTCCGTAGTCAGCGTCGGGGCCATTGAAGCCTTCTTTCGTCACAGCGCAGGCTCAGGCCGTCCCATCTTGCCCTACTATCTCCTGAACCAGTTCGACTACTCCCTGCCATTGCACCTCGACGTGCGTGAAATCCTTCGCGAACAGATCGGCGATCGCCTGCTTCCATTCGCCCTGCGCCGCAGCCCCGCCGTCAGCGAAGCCCTCGCCGAAGGAATGACCGTCATGGATTACGCCCCCAATGCCAACATTGCCGAGGACTACACCAATCTCGCTGGCTGGGTGAGAAGTCTGTCTGCCCCTGCCGCCGAAAATCCTCGCGGCGTGCGCTGGAGCGAACGATGA
- a CDS encoding UDP-glucose--hexose-1-phosphate uridylyltransferase has translation MEKQWQYPHRRWNPLRKSWVMVSPHRTQRPWQGEVSKTTPPASISYDPECYLCPGNTRANGEVNPAYPKVFSFVNDYSAVLPNPPAVVDQSPSPLLVAEPVQGICKVLCFHPDHSLTLAKMQRADIRLVIDAWAAETEEFAAQKEINNIQIFENRGSMMGASNPHPHCQIWATSHIPDEPALETEAQAAYLAEHGTCLLCDYLAAERASGDRIIVENDHFTALVPWWATWPFEAMILSRRHCGLFPELDTSERDGLADILKRLTSRYDSLFDVSFPYTMGFHQSPVDTPDHPEWHFHAHFYPPLLRSATVRKFMVGFEMLGMPQRDITPEDAAARLRAASE, from the coding sequence ATGGAAAAGCAGTGGCAATACCCGCACCGGCGTTGGAACCCGCTCCGGAAATCCTGGGTCATGGTCTCCCCGCATCGCACCCAGCGTCCCTGGCAGGGGGAAGTCAGCAAAACCACCCCGCCAGCCAGCATTAGCTACGACCCCGAGTGCTACCTCTGCCCCGGCAACACGCGTGCGAATGGGGAAGTGAATCCGGCGTATCCGAAAGTATTTTCATTTGTAAACGATTACTCCGCAGTCCTTCCCAACCCTCCAGCAGTCGTCGATCAATCTCCATCGCCTCTGCTTGTCGCCGAACCAGTACAGGGCATCTGCAAGGTCCTCTGCTTCCACCCCGACCACAGCCTCACGCTCGCAAAGATGCAGCGTGCCGACATCCGTCTGGTCATCGACGCTTGGGCCGCGGAGACAGAAGAGTTCGCCGCCCAAAAAGAGATCAACAACATCCAGATCTTCGAAAATCGCGGCTCCATGATGGGCGCCAGTAACCCGCATCCCCATTGCCAGATCTGGGCAACCAGCCACATCCCCGACGAACCAGCCCTCGAAACCGAAGCCCAGGCTGCCTACCTCGCCGAACACGGAACCTGCCTCCTCTGCGACTACCTCGCCGCCGAGCGCGCCAGTGGCGACCGTATCATCGTTGAGAACGATCACTTCACCGCCTTGGTCCCCTGGTGGGCAACCTGGCCGTTTGAAGCCATGATCCTCTCGCGCCGTCACTGCGGCCTCTTTCCCGAACTCGACACCAGTGAACGCGATGGTCTCGCCGACATCCTCAAACGTCTCACCAGCCGCTACGACAGCCTCTTCGACGTCAGTTTCCCCTACACCATGGGCTTCCATCAGTCCCCGGTAGACACCCCCGACCATCCCGAATGGCACTTCCACGCCCACTTCTATCCGCCGCTGCTGCGCTCCGCCACCGTCCGTAAATTCATGGTCGGCTTCGAAATGCTAGGCATGCCCCAGCGCGACATCACCCCCGAAGATGCCGCCGCCCGCCTGCGCGCCGCAAGCGAATAG
- a CDS encoding ATP-grasp domain-containing protein — MPQSSQRFLCVTSYEKGHDFLRQLAELGVQPTLLTMDKFANSPWPRDILEELVTMPAGLSNEQIINTVTWMARGRKFDRLIALDEFDMEVISQLREHMRIPGMGTTAIAFYRDKLAMRTAARDAGFLVPEFVRVLNYDELREYMSRVPAPWLLKPRSEASALGIRKIQQPEDLWRALDELGDRQSYFLMEQFVPGDIFHVDSVISEGKVVFSSVHQYGRPPMQVMHEGGVFTTRTVNRLSRDWQDLTALNARLAPALGMQRGVTHGEYIKAHADGRFYFLEIAARVGGAFIADLVEHSTGVNLWREWAKLEVANLRAETYIPPPTREEYAGSVLCLAKEDNPDTSAFDAPEIVYRMKKHHHAGLIVRSGNPDRVQQLLEEYSHAFMNQFLASMPPPARPTA, encoded by the coding sequence ATGCCTCAAAGCAGCCAGCGGTTCCTGTGTGTTACCAGCTACGAGAAGGGCCATGACTTCCTGCGCCAGCTCGCCGAACTCGGCGTCCAACCCACGCTGCTCACCATGGACAAATTCGCGAATTCTCCCTGGCCCCGGGACATCCTCGAAGAACTCGTCACCATGCCCGCCGGGCTCTCCAACGAACAGATCATCAACACCGTCACATGGATGGCTCGCGGCCGCAAATTCGACCGTCTCATTGCTCTCGACGAGTTCGACATGGAAGTCATCTCCCAGCTTCGCGAACACATGCGTATTCCCGGCATGGGCACCACCGCCATCGCCTTCTATCGAGACAAGCTGGCCATGCGTACCGCTGCCCGCGACGCCGGATTCCTCGTTCCCGAATTTGTCCGCGTCCTCAACTATGACGAGCTGCGCGAATACATGAGCCGAGTGCCGGCTCCCTGGCTCCTCAAGCCGCGTTCCGAAGCCTCAGCCCTCGGTATCCGGAAAATCCAGCAGCCCGAAGACCTCTGGCGCGCTCTCGACGAACTAGGCGACCGCCAAAGCTACTTCCTCATGGAGCAATTCGTTCCCGGCGACATCTTCCACGTTGACTCCGTCATCAGTGAAGGCAAGGTAGTTTTCTCATCCGTCCATCAATACGGCCGTCCACCCATGCAGGTCATGCACGAGGGCGGAGTCTTCACCACCCGCACCGTCAACCGCCTCAGCCGCGACTGGCAGGACCTCACGGCCCTCAACGCCAGGCTCGCGCCCGCTCTCGGCATGCAGCGCGGCGTCACCCACGGCGAATACATCAAGGCCCATGCCGACGGTCGCTTCTATTTCCTCGAAATCGCCGCCCGCGTCGGTGGTGCCTTCATCGCCGATCTCGTCGAACACTCCACCGGCGTCAACCTCTGGCGCGAATGGGCCAAACTCGAAGTAGCCAACTTGCGCGCCGAAACCTACATTCCGCCCCCAACGCGCGAAGAATACGCCGGCAGCGTCCTCTGTCTCGCCAAAGAAGACAACCCCGACACCTCAGCCTTCGACGCACCAGAGATCGTCTATCGCATGAAAAAGCACCACCACGCCGGTCTCATCGTCCGCTCCGGCAACCCGGATCGCGTCCAGCAGCTCCTCGAAGAGTACAGCCACGCCTTCATGAACCAGTTCCTCGCCTCCATGCCCCCACCCGCCCGTCCAACCGCCTGA
- a CDS encoding DUF4254 domain-containing protein: MLSLHDIAALQDQLTLRWHQEAMETWRAPEDVWGSLVARQHLANFELWHTEDAARTPEATDADLARVKRRIDETNQRRNDLSEQLDRMLLETLARQGLPKDDAELNSESPGLMIDRLSILALKIFHTAEEIARVGAPAGHAERNRERMDVLTAQRDDLAGCLNHLWAETLAGRRRFKLYRQLKMYNDPALNPAVYRQFTNDKTIA; encoded by the coding sequence ATGCTTTCTCTTCATGACATAGCTGCGCTGCAAGATCAATTGACGCTTCGCTGGCACCAGGAGGCGATGGAGACGTGGCGCGCGCCTGAGGATGTGTGGGGTTCGCTGGTGGCGCGACAGCACCTGGCGAATTTTGAGCTGTGGCATACCGAGGATGCGGCGCGGACTCCGGAGGCTACGGATGCAGACCTGGCACGGGTGAAACGGCGCATCGATGAAACGAATCAACGGCGCAACGATCTTTCAGAACAGCTTGACCGGATGCTGCTTGAGACGCTGGCGCGGCAGGGATTGCCGAAGGATGATGCTGAGTTGAATTCAGAATCTCCAGGGTTGATGATCGATCGGCTGTCTATTCTGGCGCTGAAAATCTTTCACACGGCGGAAGAGATTGCGCGAGTGGGAGCTCCTGCGGGACATGCTGAGCGTAATCGCGAACGGATGGATGTTCTGACTGCGCAGCGCGACGATCTGGCGGGATGCCTCAATCATTTGTGGGCGGAAACACTTGCTGGGCGGCGGCGTTTCAAGCTTTATCGGCAGTTGAAGATGTACAACGATCCGGCGTTGAATCCCGCAGTCTATAGGCAATTTACAAACGACAAAACAATCGCGTGA
- a CDS encoding tetratricopeptide repeat protein: MKVICTASQPTMMLEARTPSSSRKKVTPSAPRAGAHGATNHDGPVYQHYQAALQLLQQAKFEKALVAFEKLLATAPPELAERCRMYITACHRQLGKTKLEFVTPEERYDYAVSLLNLDYYEEAREQFSEILRGHPSADYALYGMAVLDAITGQVEECLDHLSKAINGNPRTRLQARTDTDFQSMQDDPRFTELLYPEAP; this comes from the coding sequence GTGAAAGTGATTTGTACTGCCAGCCAACCAACCATGATGCTCGAGGCACGAACACCGTCATCCAGCCGCAAGAAGGTTACACCGTCGGCACCACGCGCCGGTGCTCATGGAGCCACGAATCACGATGGCCCCGTCTATCAGCATTACCAAGCAGCGCTCCAGTTGCTGCAGCAGGCGAAGTTCGAGAAGGCGCTGGTTGCTTTTGAGAAACTGCTGGCGACGGCTCCGCCGGAACTGGCTGAACGCTGCAGGATGTATATAACTGCGTGTCACCGTCAGTTAGGTAAAACCAAGCTTGAGTTTGTCACGCCCGAAGAGCGGTATGACTATGCCGTCTCGTTGTTGAATCTGGACTATTACGAAGAGGCTCGGGAGCAATTTTCCGAGATTCTTCGCGGTCATCCGTCTGCGGATTATGCGCTCTACGGGATGGCGGTTCTGGATGCGATCACCGGGCAGGTGGAGGAGTGTCTCGATCACTTGTCGAAGGCGATCAACGGCAATCCTCGGACACGGCTGCAGGCGCGCACAGATACCGATTTTCAGAGCATGCAGGATGATCCGCGATTTACGGAATTGCTGTATCCGGAAGCACCGTAG
- a CDS encoding gluconeogenesis factor YvcK family protein — translation MRVVAIGGGTGLSTLLRGLRRHVAVPGQTATSDPATGLICDLAALVTVTDDGGSSGRLRKGFNMLPPGDLRNCMVALSEEEDLLAQLFRHRFRSGGDIEGHNFGNLFVAALTEITGDFGQAIQLASKILATRGRIYPVTTADTTLIAHMDDGSTVRGETNISATKQRIVELMLDPPDAAPLPEAMDALERADLITVGPGSLYTSLITNLLVKGISEELAAARGLRVFVCNLMTQANESLGLTASQHIERIYEHTGAPIFDYALINTAQVSPEMLVRYAAEGAVPIEPDIERVESMGVRCVVGNFLSEGDVLRHASDRVTGALMELGRVAMARTGRNPQDCISPVSQ, via the coding sequence ATGCGGGTGGTGGCAATTGGAGGAGGTACCGGGCTGTCCACGCTGCTGCGAGGCCTGCGGCGGCACGTTGCTGTGCCGGGACAGACGGCTACCTCAGACCCTGCGACGGGATTGATCTGCGACCTGGCGGCGCTGGTGACGGTGACGGACGATGGAGGCTCTTCGGGGCGGCTGCGCAAGGGATTCAACATGCTGCCGCCGGGCGACTTGCGCAATTGCATGGTGGCGTTGAGCGAAGAGGAAGATTTGCTGGCGCAGTTGTTTCGGCATCGCTTTCGCTCGGGTGGGGATATCGAGGGTCACAATTTTGGCAATCTGTTCGTGGCTGCGCTGACGGAGATTACGGGAGACTTTGGGCAGGCGATTCAACTTGCGTCGAAGATCCTGGCGACGCGGGGACGCATCTACCCGGTGACGACTGCGGACACAACATTGATTGCCCACATGGACGATGGCAGCACGGTGCGAGGCGAGACGAATATCAGCGCTACCAAGCAGCGGATTGTGGAGCTGATGCTAGACCCGCCGGATGCTGCTCCGCTGCCGGAGGCGATGGATGCGCTTGAGCGCGCGGACCTGATCACGGTCGGGCCGGGGTCGCTGTATACGTCCTTGATTACGAATCTGCTGGTCAAGGGAATCTCTGAGGAGCTGGCTGCCGCTCGCGGGCTTCGCGTGTTTGTCTGCAACCTGATGACGCAGGCGAATGAGAGCCTGGGGCTGACTGCATCGCAGCATATTGAGCGCATCTACGAGCATACGGGCGCGCCGATTTTTGATTACGCACTGATCAACACGGCTCAGGTTTCGCCGGAGATGCTGGTGCGTTATGCGGCAGAGGGCGCGGTGCCGATTGAGCCGGATATCGAGCGCGTGGAGAGTATGGGCGTGCGCTGCGTGGTGGGGAATTTTCTGAGCGAGGGCGATGTGCTGCGCCATGCTTCGGATCGCGTTACAGGAGCGCTGATGGAGTTAGGCCGGGTGGCGATGGCGCGAACGGGACGAAATCCACAGGATTGCATTTCTCCCGTTTCGCAGTGA
- the rlmN gene encoding 23S rRNA (adenine(2503)-C(2))-methyltransferase RlmN, which produces MTQPLLQSAIQPSAVQPEDLVTLTSFVPGPEQAAQRQLFGLDTAALASLFAELGEKPYRGKQLAEALYRQRVTHLDEITTLPKALRDKLASAGWEVGRPRIAESFKSIDGTERYLVQGVGPIGSAQTVETVWMPEGDEGAEYSLEPGEDPGAEGASSAASAWKRATICVSSQIGCAVNCQFCLTAKLGMQRNLTPGEIAGQVVAVLERHKVELNKSRVNLVFMGMGEPFLNYDNFMSAVRILMDEVGIAAPRMTVSTSGIVPGILRFAEEKIRPKLAISLNAPNDTVRESIMPINRKWNIAAVLDAVRTIPFKTRERVTFEYVMLGGVTDQPEHAEEVIKLVRRANLPAMINLIAWNPGPGIAYNSPSADSVSRFQQQLLAAGIQTYIRRPRGRDIYAACGQLKRTTESATQ; this is translated from the coding sequence GTGACCCAACCCCTCCTCCAATCCGCCATCCAGCCATCTGCCGTCCAACCAGAGGACCTCGTCACCCTCACCAGCTTCGTGCCCGGTCCGGAACAAGCCGCGCAGCGCCAGCTCTTCGGCCTCGATACCGCCGCCCTCGCAAGCCTCTTCGCCGAGCTGGGCGAAAAGCCCTATCGCGGCAAGCAGTTAGCCGAAGCCCTTTATCGTCAGCGCGTAACCCATCTTGATGAAATCACCACCCTCCCCAAAGCCCTGCGCGACAAACTCGCGTCCGCAGGCTGGGAAGTCGGCCGCCCCCGCATCGCCGAAAGCTTCAAAAGCATCGACGGCACCGAGCGCTACCTCGTCCAGGGCGTAGGACCAATCGGCTCTGCCCAGACCGTAGAAACCGTCTGGATGCCGGAAGGCGACGAAGGAGCAGAGTACAGTCTTGAACCAGGAGAAGATCCGGGCGCCGAAGGCGCATCTTCAGCCGCGAGTGCCTGGAAGAGGGCTACGATCTGTGTTTCTAGCCAGATCGGCTGCGCCGTCAACTGCCAGTTCTGTCTCACCGCCAAACTCGGCATGCAACGCAATCTGACGCCAGGCGAAATCGCAGGCCAGGTAGTCGCCGTTCTCGAACGCCACAAAGTCGAGTTGAACAAGAGCCGCGTCAACCTCGTCTTCATGGGCATGGGCGAGCCCTTTTTGAACTACGACAACTTCATGTCCGCCGTTCGCATCCTCATGGACGAAGTCGGCATCGCCGCCCCACGCATGACCGTGTCCACCTCCGGCATCGTTCCCGGCATCCTGCGCTTTGCCGAAGAAAAGATCCGCCCCAAACTTGCCATCAGCCTCAACGCGCCAAACGATACCGTCCGCGAAAGCATCATGCCCATTAACCGCAAATGGAACATCGCCGCGGTTCTCGATGCCGTCCGCACCATCCCCTTCAAAACTCGCGAACGCGTCACCTTTGAGTACGTCATGCTGGGCGGCGTAACCGACCAACCTGAACACGCCGAAGAAGTAATCAAGCTCGTCCGCCGCGCCAACCTCCCAGCCATGATCAACCTGATCGCCTGGAACCCCGGCCCTGGAATCGCCTACAACAGCCCCTCAGCAGACTCCGTCTCCCGCTTCCAGCAACAGCTACTGGCAGCAGGCATCCAAACCTACATCCGCCGCCCCCGAGGCCGCGACATCTACGCCGCCTGCGGCCAGCTAAAGCGCACCACAGAGAGCGCCACCCAGTAG
- a CDS encoding M16 family metallopeptidase: MTISSTNLLTNEPFAERNLRRTVLPNGLIVLTERMEHLRSVAMGVWVKSGSRYEAAEINGISHFVEHMLFKGTRSRSAQHIAREMDAIGGNLDAFTGKETICFSVKALSNHVPIALDVLSDLVLNPTFADNDIERERGVILEEIKIDEDNPDVLVHEIFTQNFWKDQPLGKPILGTTKTVSGMGQTTLFDYHGDRFRGGNMVFSAAGQLDHDQFVESIAQKFGSLSAGTTEMNFQTAEVSAPIILRNKRSLEQVQICLGVPSPPITDENRYATLILNTVLGGGMSSRLFQTIREERGMAYSIYSDLSPYSDTGSLCVYAGTSADKALEMIDLVMAEFSALKETLLTTEELTRAKEQVKGNILLGLESSNARMSNLARQEMYFRHFFSVEEVLDRLDAVTAEQVQMMAQKLFVSERIAVTLLGRLDGLKLSRARLAC; the protein is encoded by the coding sequence ATGACGATTTCCAGTACGAATTTACTCACGAATGAACCTTTTGCGGAGCGCAATCTGCGTCGCACTGTGCTGCCGAACGGGCTGATTGTTTTGACGGAGCGGATGGAGCATCTGCGCTCGGTGGCGATGGGGGTGTGGGTCAAGTCCGGCTCGCGCTATGAGGCGGCGGAGATTAACGGCATTTCGCACTTTGTGGAGCACATGCTGTTCAAAGGAACGCGGTCGAGGTCTGCGCAGCATATTGCGCGCGAGATGGACGCGATTGGCGGCAATCTCGATGCTTTTACGGGCAAGGAAACGATTTGTTTCAGTGTGAAGGCGCTATCGAATCATGTGCCTATTGCGCTGGATGTGCTTTCGGACCTGGTGCTGAATCCTACGTTTGCGGATAACGATATCGAGCGCGAACGGGGCGTGATTCTGGAAGAGATCAAGATCGACGAAGACAATCCGGATGTGCTGGTGCATGAGATTTTCACGCAGAACTTCTGGAAGGATCAGCCGCTGGGCAAGCCGATCCTGGGAACGACGAAGACGGTTTCAGGCATGGGGCAGACGACCCTGTTCGATTACCACGGAGATCGGTTTCGCGGCGGGAATATGGTGTTTTCCGCGGCGGGGCAACTGGATCATGACCAGTTTGTGGAGTCGATAGCGCAGAAGTTTGGTTCGCTGTCTGCGGGAACGACAGAGATGAATTTTCAGACGGCTGAGGTGAGTGCGCCGATTATTCTGCGCAACAAGCGTTCGCTGGAACAGGTGCAGATTTGCCTGGGCGTGCCTTCGCCGCCGATCACGGATGAGAACCGCTATGCGACGTTGATTTTGAATACAGTGCTGGGCGGGGGAATGAGTTCGCGACTGTTTCAGACGATTCGCGAAGAGCGTGGCATGGCGTACTCGATCTATTCGGATCTGAGTCCGTACAGCGATACGGGTTCGCTTTGCGTTTACGCGGGAACTTCGGCGGATAAGGCTCTGGAGATGATCGACCTGGTGATGGCGGAGTTCAGCGCGCTGAAAGAGACGTTGCTTACAACAGAAGAACTGACGCGGGCCAAGGAGCAGGTGAAGGGCAATATTCTGCTGGGACTTGAAAGCTCGAATGCGCGCATGTCGAACCTGGCTCGGCAGGAGATGTATTTCCGCCACTTCTTCTCGGTGGAGGAAGTACTGGATCGGCTGGATGCGGTGACGGCTGAGCAGGTGCAGATGATGGCGCAGAAGTTATTTGTGTCGGAACGCATCGCGGTGACGCTGCTGGGACGGTTGGATGGGTTGAAGCTTTCGCGGGCGCGCCTGGCCTGCTAA
- a CDS encoding type IV pilin protein gives MSTTIRRHRAHGSRKANGFTLMELLIVISIMLILMLLAIPNFSKMRMTGNETSAINSLQAINKAQILFQTTYPANGYACDLTALGGDPKQGNPTPTSAQMLQNDLASGTKSGYTFKIVNCSKVTVNNTDQITGYEVTAVPQAVGKTGNRGFCIDQFNTIKSDPLGGTNCTQSIQ, from the coding sequence ATGTCAACGACGATTCGCCGCCACCGTGCTCACGGTTCCAGAAAAGCCAACGGCTTCACGCTTATGGAACTTCTGATTGTTATCAGCATCATGCTCATCCTGATGTTGCTGGCGATTCCTAACTTCAGCAAGATGAGAATGACCGGCAACGAGACTTCGGCGATCAATTCGCTGCAAGCGATCAACAAGGCGCAGATCCTGTTTCAGACGACGTATCCTGCAAACGGATACGCGTGTGATCTGACGGCGCTGGGTGGAGATCCGAAGCAGGGCAATCCGACGCCGACTTCGGCGCAGATGTTGCAGAACGATCTGGCTTCGGGAACCAAGTCCGGTTACACATTCAAGATTGTGAACTGCAGCAAGGTCACGGTGAACAACACCGATCAGATCACTGGATATGAAGTGACTGCGGTGCCGCAGGCGGTGGGCAAGACGGGCAATCGCGGATTCTGCATCGACCAGTTCAATACCATCAAGAGCGATCCGCTGGGCGGGACGAATTGCACTCAGTCGATTCAGTAA
- the lolA gene encoding outer membrane lipoprotein chaperone LolA, which produces MSRQILGLMALLLFVVCAATVGAQAPGSPQLTASALARRVDQHYNQLKSLKTGFSEQYDGLGMHRDESGTMLLRKPGKMRWEYSSTKGKVFVLDGKYAWFYSPGDSQVQRIAASQLDDLRSPLRFLLGHTKIESELQGLTVAGASSGNYVLGGVPKGQQKRIAKLTLTVTGDGVIRSIVIEEVSGARTAFNFTNEEPDAVIPESAFHFAPPAGIPVVDALPPV; this is translated from the coding sequence ATGAGCCGACAAATATTGGGCTTGATGGCGCTGCTGCTTTTTGTTGTTTGTGCGGCTACAGTTGGAGCGCAAGCGCCTGGATCGCCGCAGCTAACGGCGAGTGCGCTGGCCAGGCGTGTTGACCAGCATTACAACCAACTCAAGTCGTTGAAGACTGGATTCAGCGAGCAATATGACGGACTGGGCATGCATCGCGATGAATCCGGTACGATGTTGCTGCGTAAGCCGGGAAAGATGCGCTGGGAGTATTCGAGCACGAAGGGCAAGGTCTTTGTGCTGGACGGTAAATATGCGTGGTTCTATTCGCCGGGGGATAGTCAGGTGCAGCGCATTGCTGCGAGCCAACTGGATGATCTGCGTTCGCCGCTACGGTTTTTGTTGGGACATACGAAGATCGAGAGTGAGTTGCAGGGGTTGACTGTTGCTGGAGCTTCGAGTGGAAATTATGTGCTGGGCGGTGTGCCCAAGGGACAGCAGAAACGCATTGCGAAGCTGACGTTGACGGTGACGGGCGATGGGGTGATTCGCTCGATTGTGATTGAGGAAGTGAGTGGGGCCAGGACGGCTTTCAACTTCACCAATGAAGAGCCGGATGCGGTGATTCCTGAGAGCGCTTTTCATTTCGCGCCGCCTGCTGGAATTCCCGTGGTGGATGCTTTGCCGCCGGTTTAG